In Hymenobacter sublimis, a single genomic region encodes these proteins:
- a CDS encoding TIGR02757 family protein — protein sequence MNHAQVRALLDEKYRHYDQPAFILADPISIPHRFSQLQDIEISGLFAALLAWGRRPTIISKCTELLRRMDDAPYQFITQHHDEDLKKLLGFCHRTFCDTDLLYFVHWLRWFYARHETLEDAFLVGSTQKERLENFHTLFFSLEDAPQRTRKHVATPARGSACKRVNMYLRWMVRPDSRGVDFGLWRRLPAADLICPCDVHVERVARRLGLLERKQVDWLAAEELTAHLRTFDPLDPVKYDFALFGLGVEGEM from the coding sequence ATGAACCACGCTCAGGTTCGGGCCTTGCTCGACGAAAAATACCGGCATTACGACCAGCCAGCCTTCATCCTGGCCGATCCAATCAGCATTCCGCACCGCTTCAGCCAGTTGCAGGATATTGAAATTAGCGGGTTGTTTGCGGCCTTGCTGGCCTGGGGCCGCCGCCCCACTATTATCAGCAAGTGCACGGAACTGCTGCGCCGCATGGACGATGCGCCCTACCAGTTCATTACCCAGCACCACGACGAGGACCTGAAAAAGCTGCTGGGCTTTTGCCACCGCACGTTTTGTGACACTGACCTGCTGTATTTCGTGCACTGGTTGCGCTGGTTTTATGCCCGCCACGAGACCCTGGAAGATGCCTTTCTGGTGGGTAGCACCCAAAAGGAGCGCCTCGAAAACTTCCATACCCTATTCTTTAGCCTAGAGGATGCGCCCCAACGCACCCGCAAGCACGTGGCTACCCCGGCCCGGGGCTCAGCCTGCAAGCGCGTGAACATGTACCTGCGCTGGATGGTCCGCCCCGATTCGCGCGGCGTCGACTTCGGCCTCTGGCGCCGCCTACCCGCCGCCGACCTCATCTGCCCCTGCGACGTGCACGTGGAGCGCGTGGCCCGCCGCCTGGGTCTGCTGGAGCGCAAGCAAGTCGATTGGCTGGCGGCCGAGGAGCTGACGGCCCACCTGCGCACCTTCGACCCGCTGGACCCCGTGAAGTACGATTTTGCCTTGTTCGGGCTAGGCGTGGAAGGGGAGATGTAG